Within Montipora foliosa isolate CH-2021 chromosome 3, ASM3666993v2, whole genome shotgun sequence, the genomic segment caacctgaatattgtaggttgtttgagtaaaaaacggcttacaaagggggggtcCCGGCGCccccagcccccccccccccccccccctggctACGCCCTTGCAGTCTTgcagaaaatacgcgcgctaattggttaaaaatcgaCTGAGTTTCTATAattcgatggagacacagagcTAGCACGAGCTGGCGcaagcaaagagaatttacattttgataattagagttaacctttttttttcttttttctcgtcgcgttgttttctaaaagaaatagaaataatgtactccgtgtttccatcgagttatagaaacactcgtcaaagtttgggagaactcgaaaaagctgtggaaacattTGCCCGCGGCttgtgttcccacagcatttatCGTtatcccaaactttcactcgtgtttctatttaacaattagattatgagctctaCAAtagatttctatgaggtgacaGTTGATGATGGCGAATGCtgaatcaactatcacctcataaaaatcgagagcgaataatctaattgtttcaGTGGAATTCTTATTAAAGCcgtttacttcaaataacggtttccaattatttcttgacatATAGTTAAACTTTGCGTCTGAAAAAGATCGCTGGGATTAacttgccatttaaaatctaagttgtaAAAGCGTAAATttccttcgtttagacttctcagagaTGTTAATTACCCATTTacatccaaattttcctccgACACTttagaaaaacgaaaaaaggtGGATATTTCCAAAACGACCTCCAGCCATTGCACACTATGGCTGATGGTGTTcgatggctcagccaatcagattacagcatttacattagtatactagtagaattctccTAAAACTccatagaaacacggtacagtGAAGGGCCCAGTTCTCGGTCGTGCTcagttctcggccacttttTCGTTCAACGTTTCTTTTTCTCGCAACAAATGAATCTTAATAAAAAGCAATTGCTTCTGAAGGTAACTTGACTCCTTGTCTTTCGTCCTgccgagttttgagtttacagctacTACATACTGTGGGCACATCGAGGTGACACGAAGGTAGGTGAATTTGGTTCCCCGAAAACTTATTTATGGCTACTCGAATTACATGGTGTAATCCAAGCTTATATGTTATCCTCAAAGAAGGGCCAAATGAGTCAATTCTTAGCATAAAGAATGTAGAGTGATAAAGCTATctgttaaatataaacttttgcTGGCCTGTCTTATTATTTGACCTACATTCACTCCTTAATATTTCCTTAGTACTTTTGCGTATTTGCCTGTTCTCGACCACCCTGCTCGCCGTCGACAACACTCAAAAGCGCTCATAGCTTTGTtatggagttttcttgtcaaatcagttgtaaaagtaaagctgtaatgGCATGGCATATCCGACAGTAGATATGAATTAAAACTATGAGTTCTCACTTCGAACCCTGTTTTGAAATACCCTGCCTTCTTTACCTTCGCTCGACTCCATTTAAGAGAAAAACTAGGTGTGCAagaaatttcctttcctttcccgtTTTCGTGTAAATGTGAAAGGAGTTTTGCATTTTTCGGTGACGTGAAGTTGCTGAACCCTTGTCTTGATTATTTGCCGGGCGTAAACAGTTAAAATGTCTCCATGGGTTAATCGCaaaaggcgcgatttttatatgtaaccataacaACAGTGATCCTTTGACATGTGACGTGTTATTTCCACgcgtgaagatatcatgttttcgtgcGAAAGCTCTCTCGGTGTTTCACTAGTCTATATAGTAAAATCTGGTCATGTACACATCACCGGTCATTACTTGGTGCGGTTACGACCGTTAAGCTTTAAGCGCTCTGGAGCAGGGAGTAAGTgactttgggggggggggggggggggggaagggaatGTTCCCTTTTTCCTAAGATCTTTGTCATTGTTCCCTTGTTTCCGTGTACACCGAAATCCCTCGGAGGACTCATTCTTAATCTGCATTGTCAAGTCAATGACTTTCTCCTCGATTCAGTCAGTTTCTGAGGGCCTATCTCTCAGAACCACACCAATTGAATGAGAGACCGTTAATTGGCATTACAGTGGGTTTCATTAACGCATatcaggggtggcgcagtggtgagagcactcgcctccccccaaagtggcccgggttcgattcccagactcggcgtcatatgtgggttgaggttgttggttctctactctgcaccgagaggttttctccgggtactccggttttcccctctcctcaaaaaccaacatttgagttgatttactttcattgttcattacatttacagtgtccccaattagcgctccagcacTACAAAGACtacacacttaaataacgttccTTTACTTTTGTAGAAATTAATTGAACAGCTGGAAATAACAGAACTGACAATTGCGACAGGCAAATCCTTTAATAAAAAAGCACAGCAGCTGCTCATTTTTAACAGCACATTACTGAACCTGGGAAGTTATGAAAATCAAGAAATAGCATAGGTATGTGATAAAGAAACTCCTCAGAAATGTAACCTTTTTATTTTGGGTTTTCTACGAGGCTTGAACTTGTTTTAAACTTGCAGCCATTGCCGGACATTCTTGTTTCTAGTATGTTGCAAACGGTTAAGGTCTGTGACTACAAGGGATAGTAGTGAGACAGTATGGCAGTTACGTTATCAAAAACCGCATCCAACCCTCTCCAGTCTCGCCACATTTGCTCTTCAAGGAAATCCTGTAAGTCCTCCAACTTTATACCGTTCTCTCTTTTAACATGGTACTTAAGGCGTGCCCACGCTGCTTCCGACTCTTGGGTTTGAATTCCTGTCAATGGGTCTACAAAGTTATTCTGGTGCACGACTGTCCTGTGAACAGTAACATTAGGGACATACAGGTGCAAGTTCCTGTATGCAGCCCAGTCATCCGTGTGCACTTGTGACCCAGGCAAGAGGACTCTTTTTAGAATCTGGGTAAGTGTTCCTCTGTTTCTTCTCCGCACCACTTTAAAGTAACCGCGACATGGGCTATGCTCGGTTGAAACTACTCCAAATACCCAAGCGTCATTTCTCGCCCTCCGTCCTCGTTGGTACTGCACAATGAATAATAAAATCAAGCAGACAGTATTTTATAATTAGCAAATCAGCAAACACGTGCCGGTAGGCCAAAACGATTgctatattatttattttaataacaaCTATAAATGAAAGGAATGCGTTTAATATGTTTAATATGTTGCACATAATTACTTCAAGTTGGCGCCAAGATAGTAATCATTCGAGAACGCAATTCGTACTGAGCGATACATTTAAAATCTGATTTTATATCTCGACTTACTTTGGACTTGTGCTTGAATTGGCTTTCGTCGCACTTCACAACATGCACATTGCCACCGAATGGGATTATTGGCCTCTCCTCGAGATCTCTCTTGCAGTAATGCCTTAGTACCGCatacacttttccaaccgtgtTCTTTGTTAGTCCAACCATCCGAGAGGCTGCACTTCGCAGCTCGCGTAGAGCCCAAAGATATACTGTAATTAGGAGTTTTCCTAATGGGATTCTTGGAAATTCGGCGAAAAAACTCCCTTCTCTCAATGACTTTTTGCGGCGACACGTTGGACATCTCCTTCAAAGATAAatgttaacaaaacaaatgaTCATAAAGTAGTATACAATTTGTGTAAATTTTGTTAGGTCTCGGATAAACGCACAGACAAAGTCGTAAAGGTCACGAACAGAATTGCTGTTTTGTATTTGGAAGCCGCTCTAAATTGCATGCCTGCTATTGACAATGGAAATgaggagtcagggtggtttaatGGTCATCAACCATGCCTCCCGCCTcagtgacccgggttcaactctggctcgggtcgtatgtgggttgagtttaagtcgatctcaatctgactccaagagtttttctccgagtactcctccttcctcaaaatcgactcccggcctattccatcaggctgcggtgctgtgctccgagatcatacatgggtcgtgttcaggggccgagcgcctagccggcaacACAGCTCCTTCGTTCTGACCTCGGTGGGCTGCGTCGTTGCGgtactttgcgacggcgattagcagTGACAATTATTATCGTAGCCATAACTCGGAGTCTTTTCCTGGATCGCGAGTGGAATCCCTGACACGTTTAACACGTTTTGGATTCTGTCGAGAGTAGATATACAAAGTATCAGAAGGGAGTTGAGGTTATCTCACCACAAATATCCATCGACGTGATTCTGATCTCTTTGCGCTACTTCCATTGCTTGATTGCACTGGCTACATCTTAAAGGGTTACCTAATAAATTTTGGCCCTGAAGCCATCGAATCATTTCGAGAATAGGACCATTACAAATAGCTGTTAATTCAATGAGGTTCATTTTCGCAATTTTATACTTCTTCCTAGTGTCCGGTGCTGCGTTTCAGGTACTCCGCAATCAATTGCTTGCggcatttaaagaaaagttttatGACCTATCACGCAACACCGGCAGGGGTTTTGTTATATCACACAGTTTTTACCCTCTTGTTCAGTTTCAATTagagttcaagtttttaatAGGTTGGCTTGCAAATAGCGAAAAGGTAATCGCGGCAAGACAGACTGTACACAGAGTTATTTCGGGCGtttttttaaaggaataaaTGATTATAACATACATTGATTTTTAGAATTTACGCGTTTTGTATTAAGGTCGTACAAGTAACTCGTTTTTCTTGCTGcaatttgaaaacaagaaaccatGTCTATTCAAACTTATAAAACTTCCAGGCCTTACATTTTCACGTTTAATGAGCCGTTCATGTCTTgcgttgtttgtttgttttttccttaGTAAGTGTTCTGAAAAACATAACCTTTAAGTAGTAGTTAGTATCAATACATGGCCGGAGAGATcgtaagaaatgaaaaaggcgAATGATTTCTTCAGTGGGATTTTACCTTGGTGAAATCTCCCACCGTGGCAACACTTTTTGCAAGACTCGTGAAAAAGTATTTCCCGGTGGCGTCGCGATGGCGTCACAGAGAATTAACGCCTTTTGTGTTAAGGTGGCAGAGTTTACTCATTGTTCTTGCTGCAATTTTAAAGACAAGACACCATGTCTATTCCAACCTAAACTACAACCTTCCCCCGGCCTAACATTTTCACGTTTAATGAGTCGTTCATGCCTTgcgttgtttttttgttttttccttaacAAGTTTTCATAAGCTTTAACTAAGTAGTAGTTAGcatcaagaaaaaaaagcattcataaaaagaaaaatcaatacATGACCGGAGAGATtgtaagaaatgaaaaaggcgAATGATTTATTTTCCGGGATTTAATTAGGTGAACTTTCCCACTGTGACAACACTTTTTGCAAGACTCGTGAAAAAGTGTTTCCCAGTGGCCTCGCGGTGGCGTCACAGAAAAGAAAAGCGTCATTATTGAAATTTGACATTGAATTTATGTGGAGGTAAACAATTGGAGTAATAGACTACCATTACAAAAGCCTCACTCGCTCTCCACCCGTCGATTTAAGGCACAAAGATTTTTTGAACGTTTGTATTATTTATATTCGATGACTTCAGAAGGAGCGATTTAACGGAAGCCCTCCATGGAAGGTTTACAATAATCCTAATGTTGACAGGAAAACAACCTCTTATGAACAGGATGTGGTACACGTTATCGTGTtaaagaaatgggaaaacaatCGTCCCTCTACAGTTACAAGGGAGCGCGTTGCTTAGTGGTTAAGATCATAGAAATACTCTGACAATATCATGCACTGAAATAAACCGTGCTACATATGAAACCTATCTATACTAAATTAAGCGTATTCTTTCTCAATGAACAGATAACAACATCTCTCTTAGCTTGCTTTATTAATATTTTGGGTTTCCTCCTATGTTAGCAGCGGCGGCGTTCTTTTGAGAAAAAGGTGTTCCTTATTTCTTTAGTGGGGTGGTTCTTGACATTTCGCAGACAATTTTTGTATTATCTTGTTCATGATTAGTTGCGACTTTTTAAAACAGGGATCCAGTTCTCTCCGATTTCATTCAACTACTGAAACGTCTCTGCACTCGGTGTTCTCTTTTTTCATAAGGATATGAAAcgttaaaaatccttacgttctggggttaaaaatccttacgtccaggggttataaatccttacgtccaggggttaaaattccttacgttctggggttaaaaatcctttcGTCCAGGGGTTAAAAAACgttacgtccaggggttaaaAATCCTCACGTTCAGGGGTTataaatccttacgtccaggggttgtaaatccttacgtccaggggttataaAACCTTACGTCCATGGGTTAAGaatccttacgttctggggttaagaatccttacgtccaggggttaaaaatccttacgtccaggggttaaaaatccttacgttctggggttaaaaatccttacgtccaggggttgtaaatccttacgttctggggCTAAAAATCCTTACGCCCTGGGGTTgaaaatccttacgtccaggggttgtaaatccttacgtccaggggttataaATCCTGTGTGTATTTATGATGTATTCTTTCGTTAGGGG encodes:
- the LOC137996375 gene encoding uncharacterized protein; its protein translation is MVGLTKNTVGKVYAVLRHYCKRDLEERPIIPFGGNVHVVKCDESQFKHKSKYQRGRRARNDAWVFGVVSTEHSPCRGYFKVVRRRNRGTLTQILKRVLLPGSQVHTDDWAAYRNLHLYVPNVTVHRTVVHQNNFVDPLTGIQTQESEAAWARLKYHVKRENGIKLEDLQDFLEEQMWRDWRGLDAVFDNVTAILSHYYPL